The proteins below are encoded in one region of Ferroplasma acidiphilum:
- a CDS encoding winged helix-turn-helix transcriptional regulator gives MDETDYKIIDFLREDSRETNMEIARKLNVSEGTIRKRIMNLVNSGIIRKFTIETSLSIEGIVLIELDSRQASNTLKTLKSLYSDIYEFSGSIDVAVRISKNTIEELNMEVDKIRDLKGVVNTDTMVRLK, from the coding sequence ATGGATGAGACCGATTATAAAATTATTGACTTTTTGAGGGAAGATTCACGTGAAACAAATATGGAAATAGCCAGGAAGCTTAATGTTTCAGAAGGCACAATTAGAAAGCGGATAATGAATCTTGTAAATAGTGGCATTATCAGGAAATTTACCATAGAAACTTCCTTATCAATTGAAGGCATTGTATTGATAGAACTTGATTCCAGGCAAGCGTCAAACACATTAAAAACTTTAAAAAGCCTCTACAGTGACATATACGAATTCTCCGGAAGCATTGACGTTGCTGTGAGAATATCAAAAAACACCATAGAAGAGCTTAATATGGAGGTGGACAAAATCAGGGACTTAAAAGGCGTGGTAAATACAGATACCATGGTACGGCTTAAATGA
- a CDS encoding DMT family transporter: protein MEILSSTVIWGSIPLFAIWSLLPSPIFVFFRVLISALLLTVILHRDLKSNIRKLFNPYIILSGVLLSLNWVFLFYAVFMIPVSEAIIFYYTGPVIAILFSPLLKEKIGKGGLLNISISFAGIIIMSAGSLSINIIGILLALFSGITYGLLSITSKFSAKYVSSMNLVFLQSIISMIILLPFVFVIRFTINYDVIIIIVISGSVQTVLALFLWYDSLKNLNIQIVSILSYLDPVFAIIFALVFLGQIPSLYTIIGGILLIGSGMLVTGNTIRKYNRHLINNINNT from the coding sequence ATAGAAATACTTTCATCTACCGTAATCTGGGGGTCAATACCCCTATTTGCAATATGGTCACTGTTACCATCCCCAATATTTGTATTCTTCAGGGTTTTAATATCTGCCTTATTATTGACAGTAATACTTCACAGGGATTTGAAAAGCAATATCAGGAAGTTGTTTAATCCTTATATAATACTTTCAGGAGTACTATTATCATTAAACTGGGTATTTCTGTTTTATGCGGTATTTATGATACCGGTATCTGAAGCGATAATATTCTATTATACCGGGCCGGTAATAGCAATACTATTTTCACCATTATTAAAGGAGAAAATAGGGAAAGGTGGATTATTGAATATCAGCATATCGTTCGCCGGCATAATAATTATGTCTGCAGGTTCGCTTTCTATAAATATAATTGGAATTCTGCTGGCATTATTTTCGGGAATAACCTACGGTTTACTGTCAATAACAAGCAAATTTTCAGCAAAGTATGTGAGTTCAATGAATTTAGTATTTCTCCAATCCATAATCTCTATGATAATATTATTGCCATTCGTCTTTGTCATCAGGTTTACCATAAACTATGACGTAATAATAATTATAGTGATCTCCGGATCTGTTCAGACCGTTCTGGCCTTATTTTTATGGTACGATTCGCTGAAAAATCTAAATATACAGATTGTTTCAATACTGAGTTATCTTGACCCGGTATTTGCAATAATTTTTGCCCTTGTTTTTCTCGGGCAGATCCCTTCACTGTATACTATAATTGGTGGAATATTGCTAATAGGAAGCGGGATGCTGGTTACGGGAAATACAATAAGGAAATATAACAGGCATTTAATAAACAATATAAATAATACTTAG
- a CDS encoding TIGR04190 family B12-binding domain/radical SAM domain protein has translation MDADISLVHAPSIFDFRTRDIKLGPISDVIPSTPVFEMYPVGFISMLNSLISSGYNARICNVAAMMVSSASFDPVKYLKHVKSKIYGIDLHWLPHANGALKVAKIIKDLHPDSKVLLGGFSASYFADDIMTHYGYIDYILKGDLQETNIVKLAGAEDSYQALDRVPNLIYRKNNRIIHNKIEYSSIDDVFLNYGLLMKNAIKYHDIKGHLPYASWLDNTEAMTVIEHGCSFNCAFCGGSNFAYKNNYNSVAPLYRKPSVIAEEISLVEEMLGSPVFITGDMNNAGEKFYSSLFKELKDRKVSLPLLTEYFTPPGKEYLNELSHRFPDFTVEISPESSSEVIRNRNGRPYSNKGLEDFLQNAVTAGAKKIDVYFTIGMSGQTVNDVNADIDYSEKLMKKFSSAKEKLYTFISPLTPFIDPGSLIYEHPETYGFKITAKTITDYFNLLENGKIWTDFLNYYTNWMSVEQIARATYESEIRMIKMRQSLGLLKDVDADEIVKNITAYMHGDDYISNENKSSHLSYIEKDVEWSNKHKLTRDSFLISIYKDYNDFKKKL, from the coding sequence ATGGATGCAGATATATCATTAGTACATGCTCCCAGCATTTTTGACTTCAGAACCCGGGATATTAAATTGGGGCCTATTAGTGATGTTATTCCATCAACCCCTGTATTTGAGATGTATCCAGTTGGATTTATAAGTATGCTCAACTCACTTATAAGTTCAGGTTACAATGCGAGAATATGTAATGTAGCAGCCATGATGGTTTCATCAGCATCGTTTGATCCGGTAAAATACCTGAAACATGTCAAATCAAAAATATATGGTATTGACCTTCACTGGCTCCCACATGCAAATGGCGCCTTAAAAGTTGCAAAAATTATAAAAGATTTGCATCCAGATTCAAAGGTATTGCTTGGTGGTTTCTCTGCCAGTTATTTTGCCGATGACATAATGACACATTATGGTTATATAGATTATATTTTGAAAGGCGACCTACAGGAAACAAACATTGTCAAACTTGCTGGCGCAGAGGATAGTTATCAGGCACTTGATCGCGTCCCCAATTTGATTTACAGAAAGAATAACAGGATAATCCATAACAAAATAGAATATTCATCTATAGACGATGTTTTTTTGAATTATGGCCTTCTGATGAAAAACGCAATAAAATATCATGACATTAAAGGACACCTGCCATATGCTTCATGGCTGGATAACACAGAAGCTATGACCGTAATAGAACATGGTTGTAGTTTTAACTGTGCATTCTGCGGGGGGTCTAATTTTGCTTATAAGAATAATTATAATAGTGTTGCACCCCTGTATAGAAAGCCTTCAGTTATAGCAGAAGAGATATCACTTGTGGAAGAAATGCTCGGGAGCCCGGTATTTATTACAGGTGATATGAACAATGCTGGAGAAAAATTTTATTCCTCACTTTTCAAGGAATTAAAAGATAGAAAAGTTAGTTTGCCACTTTTAACAGAATATTTTACCCCACCTGGTAAAGAGTATTTAAATGAACTTAGCCACAGATTTCCAGATTTTACTGTTGAAATATCGCCAGAATCTTCCAGCGAAGTGATAAGAAATAGAAACGGAAGACCATACAGCAATAAAGGTCTTGAAGATTTTCTTCAAAACGCTGTTACCGCGGGAGCAAAAAAAATTGATGTTTATTTCACTATAGGCATGAGTGGCCAAACTGTTAATGATGTTAATGCAGATATTGATTATAGTGAAAAATTAATGAAAAAATTTTCCAGTGCTAAGGAAAAGCTTTATACATTTATATCTCCACTCACTCCATTCATAGACCCCGGGTCATTGATATACGAACACCCGGAAACTTACGGCTTTAAAATTACTGCAAAAACCATAACGGATTATTTTAATCTTTTAGAAAATGGAAAGATCTGGACAGATTTTTTAAATTATTATACAAATTGGATGTCAGTAGAACAAATTGCCCGTGCAACATATGAATCGGAAATACGCATGATAAAAATGCGCCAATCCCTGGGATTGTTAAAGGACGTAGACGCAGATGAAATAGTAAAAAATATAACGGCATATATGCATGGCGACGATTATATTTCCAATGAAAATAAGAGTAGCCATTTATCATATATAGAGAAGGATGTTGAATGGTCAAATAAACACAAGCTGACAAGAGATTCTTTTCTTATATCTATATATAAAGACTATAATGATTTTAAAAAGAAATTATAA